The proteins below come from a single Deltaproteobacteria bacterium genomic window:
- a CDS encoding 2-isopropylmalate synthase: MEDWKQVNSSPLNFMEEIEAEKQFLPKTIYLHDTTLRDGEQFAGVVFTKEDKVRIGQALSELGVHRIEVMPAVSQDDFEAVKELASLGLSAEIVGFCRSVQGDIQKAADAGCPAIELEITTFPPLIEAFGWSFEETTSKIIKASHFAKEKGLRVTAFLMLATQSPWDFVQKIIEKILKEGAIDAIALPDTRGTCLPRALYHFVRRVKSLTDKCIEIHPHNTYGMGTAGALAAAMAGAEVIHTCVNGLGEGGGNAPLETVAVDLELMLGIDTGIKLEKLYEVSQLVEKLSQIQLQANWPLVGERVFTQESGIAVDAGFKLAKAGKANPPGTDIAGIIGRERKIIVGKMSGGTSIKVKMERLGIPVPDDAVVMDILNRVKAKAIDKHHALT; the protein is encoded by the coding sequence ATGGAAGACTGGAAACAGGTCAACAGCAGTCCGTTAAATTTCATGGAGGAGATAGAGGCGGAGAAGCAGTTTTTACCAAAGACAATCTATCTCCACGACACCACGCTTCGTGATGGCGAGCAATTCGCCGGAGTGGTTTTTACCAAAGAGGATAAGGTCCGGATAGGACAAGCTTTAAGCGAGCTTGGGGTACATCGGATCGAGGTGATGCCTGCTGTTTCGCAGGATGATTTTGAAGCCGTCAAAGAACTGGCTTCCTTGGGACTTTCTGCCGAGATTGTGGGATTCTGCCGTTCGGTGCAAGGGGATATTCAGAAGGCAGCCGATGCCGGCTGTCCGGCTATTGAGCTGGAAATTACCACCTTCCCGCCGCTGATCGAAGCCTTTGGATGGTCTTTTGAGGAAACAACGAGTAAGATAATCAAAGCGTCGCATTTTGCAAAAGAGAAAGGACTGCGGGTTACCGCTTTCCTGATGCTTGCCACGCAGTCACCGTGGGACTTCGTTCAAAAAATAATAGAAAAAATTCTTAAAGAAGGGGCCATTGATGCGATAGCACTTCCCGATACCCGTGGAACCTGCCTGCCCCGAGCGCTCTATCATTTTGTCCGCCGTGTCAAGTCACTCACAGACAAATGTATCGAAATCCACCCACACAACACATACGGCATGGGAACGGCCGGGGCCTTGGCTGCAGCCATGGCGGGTGCGGAAGTGATTCATACCTGCGTAAACGGTCTCGGAGAAGGGGGAGGAAACGCACCACTGGAAACCGTGGCCGTAGACCTTGAATTGATGTTGGGCATCGACACCGGAATCAAATTAGAAAAGCTGTATGAGGTTTCACAGCTCGTGGAGAAACTGTCACAAATTCAGTTGCAAGCCAATTGGCCCTTGGTAGGTGAGCGGGTTTTTACGCAGGAATCGGGTATAGCTGTCGATGCTGGTTTCAAACTAGCGAAGGCGGGGAAGGCGAATCCCCCCGGAACGGATATTGCCGGCATTATCGGTAGAGAACGAAAAATTATTGTCGGGAAAATGAGCGGTGGCACGTCCATCAAAGTTAAGATGGAGCGGCTGGGCATCCCGGTTCCCGATGATGCAGTGGTTATGGATATCCTGAATCGGGTCAAGGCAAAGGCGATCGATAAACACCATGCACTGACG